The DNA sequence AGCTGTGGGTGAACATGTGCAGCTTTGTGAACTCAGTAATGCAATGGCTGCTTTAGCTTCTGCATTAGTAAGCATAATAATTCATAGAATTGTTTTGGACATTATGACTAAAATTTCATTAGCTTCGACCAGCACTTATACTCAGTTTTTACTGCTAATCTGTGCAGAATGTGTGTACGGAGTGCGAAAAGATTTTGAGTCTCGTCAATGATGAGGTATTTCGTATAGTCAGGCATACAGAATCATTTTTTCTGTGAAATTGATTATAATACAGTGAGCTAGAAGTTAAATAGCAGTTTGCAcaagtcagaatttttttttgtTCCACTCTGACTCTGTACAATTGGTATTTTATCGCAAGTACGACAACTATGTTTTTCCTTTTTTGTTCTTACGAAATTAATGTCTCCTGTCTGTCAACTACAAATTTTGTTAGGGTCTATTAATGGTACCAGTTACATCGTTTGTTGTTAATGCATGTCAATCTTTGTGTACATTTAGCAAATGAGAAATCAGGTCATGTAACTCTGGCTTCCGCAAGGCCATCAATATACAATTTCTGTCACAATAATCTTTTTCTTCTTTTGATAAACTTTGGCAATCATGCGCAGGACAAAATGGGTGCATATAGTGAAAATGGGTGCATATCACACAATGGCGATAATGTTACATCAGTAGTTACAGATAAGGTAAGCTTGTATCATTACTCACTTCCTTAAAGACCAACTCTAAGAAATATGTCCTCTGATTTATATTTTGGTAATGTTAGCTTAGCTCGTTGTGATATTGTTAATTATATGTTTTCTCTTTTACAGGTTGATGATATGGtaaaaaaaattggaaaagaatTTAATAACATCGATCCAAAAATTGAGCGGTAAATATAATCCTTTTAAAGTACATATTACATATTATCTTTGAGAATAATTTAATATGTTATACACTTTTAGAGAAATCCTGTTTGCTTACATTGAAAAAATTACTTGTTACTTTAAGttattttattcttttaaatTGAACTAATGCTAACTTAGCAAGTTGCCATTTGTTTTGATAGTTTATTTAAAAACGTATAACTGAAGTTATATGTAGTGAGGGAAAAAATTACTTCTGTCAAGTTACAAACTTCAAGTAATTCGGCGAAATAAGTCCCTCATAATTATTTTTTGAAGTTCCATCATTTGTCAGTTTCAAGTCTCAAAAGACAAACATACGAAATAAGTTGATTTTGACTTACTAATTCATTGCCAATCTTGTCGGATGTTTTCACAAGTATCTACATATCTTAATTGGCTTAGAGAAGCTGTTGTACTtgtaaaataatttgaaaacGACATTGATTCCATGACTAAAAGATAGATATAGAAACAAGCGAGTAGCCTATCTTCTGCCTTAAATTGTTCGTAGATCGTATGCTTACTTATTCATATTCATGTAATGTACATACAAAATTTAAGCACTGATAATAGAATAACTAAATGCTAACCACTTAATGTAGACAGAGACTCGATGCTCAATTtggaaaataaaataatattaccAGCATACAAAAGTTGAGTCAAGGATGTCCGAGTCAATACATTCATGTCTATGGTATATTTACAATATGACAGAAGTTATAAGGTATTTACTAGTAGAGCTGTTCAGGCGAACTCCCCTAGAAGAAAAGTGAGAGTGCGAGACCAACACTCTGGTGAAAACTCCCTTACTGTGAAAACCTAAATATTGACACCGATTACATATATGCACATTGTCACATCCAAATCAGTTACATATAAACACACTGGAGAAGGAAAAAAAGAAGGAACAAACGGCATATGGGGCTCAGTTGGTAAATCCCTTTCGTTTGATTCTCTTTTTATATTTGAACAGGCAATTGAAGTGCCAAAAGGGTCAGCTATTTCAGAGTCATTATGTTATGGTTCTTGCATATGATTTCTTTATTCAGAAGTCATTCGTGAGATAATGAACCTCTCTTTTCTAGTTATAACAGAAAAAGTACTGCTGGTTGGATTCATCCTATTCTCGAAATAAACAACTCGCACACACTCCCTTTCCAAAAAAAAACCAATGCCCACTTTCTGGACCCTCTCTCCTGCTTCCCCTCCGAACCCCTAACATTGATTTTCGAAACTATTACTATAAGATTTATGTGATTCAGTGATAACTTGACCAAATGATATTTGTAAAACTAGTATGCCTACCTAGTACCTGCTCTACAAAATTGTAGTCAACTAAAAATGGATGAAGTTGCAttagataatttttttttttgtgAAAGTTGAAAATCGTGTTTTCAGTGACACGGATAGTGAATTGCTTGTCAGAGAATGGATTGTGGATTTATTAAAATTTGATATGTATTATTTGCTAGTTTCTAGCGCGCTTATGCATAAATTCTTAAGTATAAGCTCTAATAGTCGACATATCTGACTGATTTGATCTAGGTTTTAATGCATGAATTCTTAAGTATAAGCTCTAATAGTCGACATATCTGACTGATTTGATCTAGGTTTTAAAGGTGAAATGCTTTTGTTACCCTGTAATTAACTAACCTTGTTTGGCTTCAGATACTGTGATGGAAAAATTGATGTAGAGATGGTGGCAGCTGTAGCTTCGTACTTGAAAGATTCTTTGGACAAGGAGGGCATTAAGGAACTTATTTCCAACCATTCCAAATATAAAGGTCAGTAGTGTTCTTTTGGTTTTGATTTTGAATATGAAATTTGCATGTCTATTTCAAAGATATGTGTTGCTTGTTATGTAAATTCTTTAAACTAGAATATAGCCCTTGCAATGCACGGGTCTTATTTTATATTACATTTTTAACTAAAAACGTATGTATGATAATTGTAATTTTTCTCTTATGTCAAAAGTAATTAAACCATGGTTAAAAGTTCTTTTATGAATAAACCTTTGAGACAACAGTTGGGTGTTCAATAAAACCGTTGTAAACATAATTAAGCAAAATACGTCTTCTTTGTAAACGTTTGTCCAACATGTTTTACACAGTTTTACTTGTTTTGTGAACTTGGACAATGAAAGAACCCATTGTAAGAAAGTCTTTCAGCTAACTCTTCTTTATACAAAACCGTTGCTTTAAGATATTCTTCACAATAATTTATGACAGGTTTGAATATGTATGTACAATAAttgtatttatatatatgttgataATTGTAATTCTGGTTTGTAAAGTAATATTTCATCCTCGTTCTTTTGTCTCTGAGTTTTCTCGATCCTTGTCCATGCAGAAGAGATTGTGAAGTTGGGCACTAAGGCAGAAGATGTCAGAGCTGATGATATTTTGCAGTAAGAAAGTGGATACCGCTGTTTCAGTTTTATGTAAACCTTGCACTTCAAAGGACTAAACCACCAGACCAAGCCATTTTTTTGTGCCTTAAAATCACATTTTATCTACTGTTGTCCATGAACTATTTGTAGCAGCTAGAACTAAGCAGCAAATATCAACGAGCAATGCGTAAGTAATTAAATTGAAGTCGGTTGTGTTTTGACTTAATTTCAGACAAATGTTCGATGCACTCTGACTCTGACATGTTCGAAATAGAGTTGGTAACTCGATATAGAGTTGGTTGtgttaaattatgaaattccccAAACTTTGATAGTAAACTAGTTATCTTGCCCGCGCTACGCGCGCTTCATATTTCatcaattttgaattttttttctcgaaatttgtaatttttataacataaacGGTTATCTTCTAGTTTTATTTAAGATATTTTCATGTGTCTAATAAAGGGTTGAACAAATTCAGAATTTGCCGTCTTAAGATATTTTTCTCTCTTTGACAAATATCCCTCCTCGTTCAACCTACAAAGATAAACATTGATGTTTATTAACTTAGAGCCTCCTATCAACTGTTATTAAACATGCAAACGTGCTGTAATTATGTAATTAATATATTTCTTAATCGTACTACCTCATCCTCATATCAGTCACGGATTCATCATCTAGGTTGAGGTACAATTTTGAAGATGGCAAAGTACCAACTGCACAGTATCTAAATCAAAGCAATATAGTTCAGTAATTTGTTGTATAATGTTAAGGTCATTTATACTAAGTAGTTAAAGAGAACTTACTCATAAAAGTTGTAACTTTTGTGCTCGTTATTATTGCAATTACTGGAGACTGGAATTCCTTAGTATAAATGTTATTGACAAACACAGCAAGATCTCCCCAAACACTTACTTTATGCTGATTACTATATTGaaaaaataacatatatttcAGGATATACAACTTCCACATTAGAGACggactcagaaaataattataattacaGTATAAATATTAATACATTCGACAAACCTGGAATCACAAATCCTGAATTTGACAATGTCTCGCATGCCAAATTTTGTGTCAAGTTTCGTTAGAGGTTCAAAATCCTCAATAACTCCAATTACATCTAAATTAAACAGAGCAATATATTTGATTTGGTCAAAGATAAAATGCAGTGAAATATTAAGGAACGCATTTAAAAAAACTAATAAATTAAACCAAAAGAGTATTATATTAAGGTCACCTATAGCAAATTCATGCTGTTGTTGTGGCTGATATTTGCTGGCCTCAGCAAAAAGATCACCTAAATCCAGAAATTCGAATTTGTAGGCAGGAATCATGTCATCGTCTTCAGCAGCTGTGACCGTAGTATATTGTGAAAATCTGATGCAGATATCATTTTGTACATGCTTCAGATTACCAACAGCAGCTTTCACAGAAAATTGGTCAAAAACATAAACGCCTCCTACAATCACAGGAGTTTTGAATCCATTCCAAATATTGGGATAAGCAAATGCATGGACGTGATTATTCTAAAACAAAAGAGGATGTTACATTTGGTATACAAAAGAATGTAGGATTTTACGTAATACCATTAAAAAATTTTACAACATAAGACTTACATCATCATCAAGCAGAATGACATTATATCCTTTGACTGATCCATTCTCAGAGCTAACGCTGGTCCACATCCTAGTTACTCTAGCCTTAATCTTCCAATTGGTAGTCGATTGATCAAGGTCTTCAATAAGATTGAATACTGCAGACTCCATTGAAACTTTTGTTCAAGTCAATTAAACAAAGTGTCAAGCATTAACAATTGAGGAATTAAAAACTTcaaaatattaacaaaaaaatGACAGCATGCATGATGAAGAAATAATGATAACATATTAGGTCAGTTCGTACCAATCAATGATATTTTAGAGAGAACAAATAGAGAGGAAACCTAAAGTTTTATTTTTAATGTCAGAGTATGTTTGATGTTTATCTCAAGGCATTAAAATAAAATGCATTTGCAAATGATATATGCAACTTGATAGGTTATGATACTCTATTTTATCTCAATGATATATTTAAACTGGTAAATTGATGCTAATTGATACTCTATGTTAACTGTATGATAAAGACTGCCAACAATATGATCTTGATTGATTCTCTAATTATTCATCAATTATCTTATTCAATCTGGTAAGTTGATGATaattgatatttttttaaaaatatgtaaGATGAAGACCGACAACAATATAATCCTCAATGATTAGGTCATTAATCATCAATTATCTTCCTATCTATTcaatataatttttgaatatatAAGTACAATTTAGATGTAACggaatattatattttaaattttgagttaattaattaattaaggttaatcaattaaattaatCCAATCATCACAATCAAAGTCTTATTGATCCCTTTTTtttattaacttgtatattttttttcattaCTCTGTCTGTTTCTCTAATTCATTTAAAAATATGCATAAGATATGAAAATGGTATGAATATTTATAACATAATCTGTTTGATTTTTTCGAAATGGAATTATATATAACATCTTTTTTCAAAACTTTAGAATATACATATTAAATTAATGTATTTATTTAAACTGTTGAGTTGAGATAATGTGATCAAAATTGTTCGAACATTTAATAAAGACAAATACTGGCATAATTATGATTTACAGAGAAATTAAAAAATAATCCATAGCGTGGTAAATAAGTTTAATCAAAACAAATACGACAATACGGTTGAATCAAGAAGTTTAATAGAAATGCAGAAAAAAAAATTGTCTTCAAGTTTCGTTGACGGGAATGGTTCTGCAGCGTCATATTTGGATTTGTCAAATGTCCATCAACCTATATTGCAAAGTATGTAAAACTTATAAGCgtttatatgaaaaaaatgatgtaaaattcaaaaatatataatttatatttagttACCTCTGCCTCAAATATAAGACATCAGGATAATCAAGATTGACAAAAACCTTTGTTGACGGAATATTGCTGATCTGCGCTCTTCCTGTTTTCAAGAGcgaaaaatatttattatttaagaGCTAGAACGGATTGTATAACCTATGAGAACGCTTACAATTTTAAaggtttttaatataaaaaataagaCATTAACCTCGATACATAAAGACTCTAACAGATGCCAGAATCACAATTTTGGGTTCAATTTCGGTAACTTGGTACAATGATTCAAAATTTGTTGGCAAAGAACCGCTAAAACACACTTGGATGGACCTCCTAACACGAATATAATAAAACGTCAAACACTTATGGATGTTCAATAGTGTTAATACGTAAAATAAGAAAACCGGAGGATGGCATAGTATTTTTATATTTGTCAAAAAATTTATTGAAGAGTCTTACACGCCATCTGAAATTCTGAAGCGTAACACTTCCTTTTCACCAAATCTTGTCATAATAGATTGTACTGGTTGCAGGAGTTCAACAATTCCAATAACATCTACAACAATAAACTTAAAGTTAAACACAATAAATTGTAAGCAATTTGTTCTAAAATTTTATAAGCAATACCAGTGGAATAAATAGGAAGCTCATCGAGAGCAGAATAATGAGGAGAATTATATAGGAGCGTCACAGGAACCAAATCAAATTTATGGCGCGGTATACTCAAAATTTCCTCAGGTTCCAACATCACCACAGTGATGGGAAGAAACAGGATGTGATTTGCAGAACGTACAGGCCTCAGAAATCCAGCAGCTGGAAGAACCTTAACATTTCTGATACATAACAATCTGCCAGGATGAATGATAAAGTAAAACAAATTCCAAAGAGCTGGTGGAATAATTGCAAGTATGTGATTATTCTGCAAAAAATAAAATCTTAGGATAGAGACTGGTAAACACAATCATAGATGTGGTATAAGTCATATAGTTATTCAATCAAACCTCACAGTCCAATAGAATAAGATTGTGCCTGACTAAGACACCTTGTCGATTAGTTGATACCCACATTCTTGTCACACAGACCTTCAAAGTCCAAGCAGTATTATTACCATCCAGATTGGATAAATGATGATGGTCCTGCATATCTGAGTAATGAAAAAGTTAATAGATATTATCAAAAAAGGAGTATATTAAATGTTCATTTCAACAAATAGGTAATGAATTGTAAttatacttggatgttctgccATATGAACTCTGAAATTAGTTTGTGAGTTGGATATATAGCAAAAACAATCTGAATGTGTGGAGCGTTGAAGAAAATCAGCTGTATTTTTAATTAAGATATACACTATCTTTATAGTTAAGGTGATAGGCTGATAATTAGTCCATGAAAATCTCAATCAATAGATATCTAGTAAAGTTGTATGATGATCCCTAACAGCTTACACCAATATTAGCTAGGAAAAAAAAGGTGTTAAAATAGAATCTCAATTAGTATCATAAATGTGATattaaacaaatatttaaatatgaGTTAGTTATCTAATACAAATTGTTAGTATCCCATAATCTTCTCTGATTATCATAATGTCTCCTTATCAATATAAAACATATCACATCTAATTATATTGAGAATTTGATATGCATATAAAAAACTATTCCAGAATCTGCCTTTTACTTAGTAGTTATATGAGAATGAATAACCAATATGACCTGATATAATTCTAATTTAATAACAAAAAAAATTCTCGTACTACCAATTATAATAAAATGATGAATAAATTAGTCAGAATTGTAAATGTGCAATACAAATAACTACTATGATATATTATCATCATTTATGCTCGGTAGGTTGTAAAATACTTCTTCATAGACTACATTTGATGTAATATTTGTGGTGGTACCATCTTCATGGTCAAACCATTACAATAAGTTAGTTAAATCAAATATTTTCACAATTTAGGAAGGTTGTAGAAAACTTCTTCAAACACAACATTTGATGTTATATTTGTGCTTTTCCCATTATCGTCATCAATAAGAATATGTAGTCCTTCTGGAGATGTAACACGGGATATTGCAACGTATAACTGACCATGTGAGAATACGGGCCGAGGAAGATACAATCCAACTGTGTCCAATGATTTACCTTGGCTCTTGTTCACAGTCATGGAAAAATATAGTTGGAGAGGAAATTGCGTTCTTTTAAATTCAAATGGCCAATTTGTGTCTGTTGGGACCATATCGATTCTTGGAATTAGATGTTTCGTACCAACTTGAGATCCACAGAGAATTTGACATTCTATACTGTTTTTTTTGCAGCCAGTAACTATCATCCTTGTACCATTGCATAGACCCATAATCTGATTTAAATTCCTCATCAACATAACAACGGCTCCAACCTTTACTTTCAACTCATGTTTAGGCATACATGGCATATTTATGGAGTTCAAATACTCAACTGGAAATGACGAATCAAAGTCATTATCGTCAACACCCCTGTCTTCAATTGAATCTTGGCTGAGATAAGTATGCATATTACCCGAAACTCTTTCAAGAATCCGTGCATTGATGTCATCAACTACAACGTTTGTTGGAGTCAAAATAGATCTCGATCTCAGATACTCCTGTGAATGCAAGTTATTCTGAAAATCTGGATATATAATGTCAATTAGGGTTTTAATGGGAGTTTTCAAGGGACTCTTGACAACATATTCATCAGGAACTACAAACTCAGTTTCAACATCTGCACGATGAGTATCAATGCATTCAACTTTTCCGTCTCCAATATCAAGTTGCCATTTACTAAAGTCAGCTATTACTTTATTTCTAGCTTCAGAATTACCTGAATGTAATTTCATGTTCTGACTGAGAAGAAAGACACTGCAAGATTTCCAAAGTTGGGATTTGTTGAATGGTGCATTCACTATTTCAGCCCTTCCAGCCTTAGGCAGAACAGGTAATATTTGTCAAAAATCGCCTCCAAAAACAACTGTAATACCACCAAAGGGTCTTCTTCCTTGTTCTACATCAACGGCAACCATTATGTCTCACAAGCTTCTGTTAACGGCTTTAATTGCATAGCGATGCTGCATTGGAGCTTCATCCCATATTATAAGACTTGTGTGCTGCATCAACTCTATAATGTCTGTACCATGTTTTATTCCAGCAATAGAACTCTGATCTAATTTAAGAGGTATCTTAAACCTAGAATGAGCTGTTCGGCCACCAGGAAGAAGTGTAGCAGCAATTTCTGAGCCTGCAACAGGAAGAACAATCTTTCCTTCTGATCGAAAACGTGAA is a window from the Apium graveolens cultivar Ventura chromosome 1, ASM990537v1, whole genome shotgun sequence genome containing:
- the LOC141698131 gene encoding uncharacterized protein LOC141698131, which codes for MKLHSGNSEARNKVIADFSKWQLDIGDGKVECIDTHRADVETEFVVPDEYVVKSPLKTPIKTLIDIIYPDFQNNLHSQEYLRSRSILTPTNVVVDDINARILERVSGNMHTYLSQDSIEDRGVDDNDFDSSFPVEYLNSINMPCMPKHELKVKVGAVVMLMRNLNQIMGLCNGTRMIVTGCKKNSIECQILCGSQVGTKHLIPRIDMVPTDTNWPFEFKRTQFPLQLYFSMTVNKSQGKSLDTVGLYLPRPVFSHGQLYVAISRVTSPEGLHILIDDDNGKSTNITSNVVFEEVFYNLPKL